Proteins encoded together in one Impatiens glandulifera chromosome 1, dImpGla2.1, whole genome shotgun sequence window:
- the LOC124920633 gene encoding ankyrin repeat-containing protein NPR4-like: MTAKRRQKAIRREKRRKAFEDQNPVANSSCMISSDDEQVESTATARSLPFPNNPSLHVPPIHKSQSNPVVSSHSQLYHHQSLPIPYATEDPLSSSSQRGSRTSVYPTYPIVAAAGESSMPMTINRSVQTMGDPLTSSKHGRLSGQTSGAVPAYPSWYIEKPTSNPVRGHGFVDTHPTNSRVSRKEATEIDVENPIRHQTQSNHVEGLNAERRSPLVASGSRSDYLQMCVPLYQAALKGDWGLAKSIFDKHPTAFLYGITAGEETVLHIAAAAKHVGFVEKLVKHMGEDDLTLQNKYGNTALCFAAASGVVKIAEIMIANNKKLPMIPGSQKMVPLHLAALLGHRSMSYYLYDVTVFELLEREEQVELLSATISTGIYDLALGILKKDPSLAITRNRNKETALHVLARKPSEISWDIDLGVKDKVLKRCFKWLYNKALMKTLAHQLVDKIWNRVLQLQENEITDLISSPSRLLFDAVEQGNVEFLVMLIRSYPDLMWTVNGNRYSLFHTAILCRQERILKLIYEIGAIKELLVCLTDKDNNNMLHLAGRLAPTSRLTIVSGAALQMQRELLWFKKVEKIVPPSFTKMKNSRGQTPQDLFTKEHQDLRREGEKWMKDTATSCMLVATLIATVVFAAAFTVPGGTDNDSGIPIFLKEKWFTTFAISDAVAMLTSTTSILMFLSILTSRYAEQDFLVSLPGKLTLGLTTLFASIGSMVLAFTAAFFLVYHGKMKEVPILIACLAAVPVTLFVLLYYKLWVEVLRSMFWSKFLFLHNKRRLF, encoded by the exons ATGACCGCAAAACGAAGACAAAAGGCTATAAGaagagaaaagagaagaaaGGCTTTCGAAGATCAAAATCCAGTCGCCAACAGCAGCTGTATGATCTCCTCCGATGACGAACAAGTGGAGTCGACGGCGACGGCGAGGTCACTCCCCTTTCCCAATAACCCATCTCTTCATGTTCCTCCTATCCATAAATCACAGAGCAATCCGGTTGTTTCCTCCCACTCTCAACTCTATCATCACCAATCACTGCCTATCCCATACGCCACAGAGGATCCGTTGAGCAGCAGCAGTCAACGGGGATCGAGAACTTCAGTGTATCCAACATATCCAATTGTTGCAGCTGCCGGAGAATCTTCTATGCCGATGACAATCAACCGATCGGTGCAAACGATGGGGGATCCGTTGACAAGTTCAAAACATGGACGTTTATCTGGTCAAACTTCTGGCGCAGTTCCTGCTT ATCCATCCTGGTATATCGAAAAACCTACTTCTAATCCTGTACGTGGACATGGTTTCGTTGACACCCATCCGACTAACAGCAGAGTATCACGAAAAGAAGCAACTGAAATTGATGTTGAAAATCCAATTAGACATCAAACACAATCTAATCATGTTGAGGGTTTAAATGCCGAAAGAAGGTCTCCACTTGTTGCCA GCGGAAGCAGGTCAGACTACCTTCAAATGTGTGTGCCGCTCTATCAAGCTGCTTTGAAAGGTGATTGGGGTTTAGCCAAGTCCATCTTCGATAAACATCCAACTGCTTTCCTGTACGGAATAACTGCAGGCGAAGAGACTGTTCTTCACATTGCAGCTGCAGCAAAGCATGTTGGATTTGTAGAGAAGCTGGTGAAGCATATGGGAGAAGATGATTTAACTTTGCAGAACAAATATGGAAACACGGCCCTCTGCTTTGCTGCAGCTTCTGGAGTGGTAAAGATTGCTGAGATAATGAttgcaaataataaaaaattaccaATGATTCCAGGAAGCCAAAAGATGGTTCCCCTTCACCTAGCAGCTCTACTTGGACATCGGTCCATGTCATATTATCTCTATGATGTTACCGTATTTGAACTACTCGAACGTGAAGAACAAGTGGAACTTCTTAGTGCAACCATCTCCACTGGTATCTATG ATCTGGCATTGGGCATATTGAAGAAAGACCCCTCTTTAGCTATAACTCGAAACCGAAATAAGGAGACAGCTCTTCATGTCCTAGCACGAAAGCCATCCGAAATCAGCTGGGATATTGACTTAGGAGTCAAGGATAAAGTTCTTAAAAGAT GTTTCAAATGGTTGTACAATAAAGCACTGATGAAAACACTGGCTCATCAGCTGGTTGATAAAATATGGAACAGAGTTCTACAATTGCAAGAAAATGAGATTACAGATTTGATCAGCTCTCCCTCTCGATTATTATTTGACGCAGTAGAACAAGGGAATGTAGAGTTCTTAGTCATGCTTATACGCTCCTACCCAGATTTAATGTGGACTGTCAATGGAAACCGATACAGTTTGTTTCACACTGCTATCCTTTGTCGGCAAGAGCGAATCTTGAAGTTAATTTACGAGATTGGAGCAATCAAGGAGCTCCTAGTCTGCCTTACCGATAAAGACAACAACAACATGCTTCATCTTGCTGGAAGGTTGGCACCCACAAGTCGGCTTACTATTGTATCTGGTGcagctcttcaaatgcaaagAGAGCTCCTCTGGTTTAAG AAAGTAGAGAAGATAGTTCCGCCATCTTTCACGAAGATGAAGAATTCAAGAGGTCAGACGCCACAAGATCTCTTCACTAAGGAGCACCAAGATCTTCGTAGAGAAGGCGAGAAATGGATGAAGGACACAGCAACATCTTGCATGCTCGTGGCCACCTTAATCGCCACAGTTGTTTTCGCGGCTGCATTCACTGTCCCAGGTGGAACAGACAACGACAGTGGAATTCCTATTTTCCTAAAAGAGAAATGGTTCACAACTTTTGCCATATCAGATGCCGTGGCCATGTTAACTTCCACCACATCCATCTTAATGTTCCTCTCGATATTGACTTCCCGTTATGCAGAACAGGATTTTTTGGTCTCTTTACCGGGAAAGCTAACACTAGGACTGACCACACTATTCGCGTCAATAGGGAGCATGGTGTTGGCTTTCACGGCTGCTTTCTTCTTGGTCTATCATGGGAAAATGAAAGAGGTGCCCATTCTTATAGCCTGTTTGGCAGCAGTACCGGTaactttgtttgttttgttgtattacaAGCTATGGGTCGAGGTTTTACGTTCCATGTTTTGGTCTAAGTTTCTATTTCTTCACAATAAACGCAGATTGTTCTAG